The Lycium barbarum isolate Lr01 chromosome 12, ASM1917538v2, whole genome shotgun sequence genome includes a region encoding these proteins:
- the LOC132622071 gene encoding putative F-box/FBD/LRR-repeat protein At1g78840 isoform X2, which translates to MALADGDLPGRIILPLITLGGIALWMSYYGFLGKRPRSKVQFCSGAGRLIEKYSVPLYEEKEKALSEVHDAKEDHFSQLPDDVLSSILAHLTVTEAVRTSVLSKRWKYLFASMPTLEFRCLNMFGIGPSGHSRCPYYQQKLLKGVNQLLQLYLGRKVANVEMTFCLGREFSSEFDQWMHSISRLGVERLCLSFDCGTNHPIYDSNPIRDPNKLFKFSLELLSPASSLTYLLLKNCVVQPRTGVHLNSVRTLSLSGVLLERGQLEGIFSSCSNLNRLMLDYCRLPDKLQISGTVTSIVFFVCGGLEEIDLRAKNLRLFECIFFSKVRFYFSCVPMLENVMINFRGATAMPYIFGDFASDLPAQVKSLTVKADRSQINCFPTEIKMFRNLRELTLVLVFTYEFDIVKISPILGACPLLRYVHQARTERSVRESCIRPPLSPIYHTELKEVTFGGFYGTRAEIEFALYILRSAMVLEQMFLSPCFTCYSGSFTWEIEHHFLLAERERNSIEQELHGQAISRNAVVIIQ; encoded by the exons ATGGCGCTTGCTGATGGAGATCTTCCAG GACGAATAATTCTGCCGCTGATTACATTGGGCGGGATTGCTCTTTGGATGAGTTACTACGGATTTTTGGGTAAAAGACCAAGAAGTAAAGTTCAATTCTGCTCAGGAGCTGGTCGACTTATCGAAAAGTATTCGGTACCTTTGTACGAAGAAAAAGAGAAAGCTTTATCAGAG GTTCATGACGCAAAGGAGGATCACTTCAGTCAACTTCCCGATGATGTTTTGTCTTCCATTCTCGCACATTTGACAGTTACAGAGGCTGTTAGGACGAGCGTTTTATCTAAAAGGTGGAAATATCTCTTTGCCTCTATGCCTACATTGGAATTCAGATGCCTTAACATGTTTGGGATTGGCCCTAGCGGACACAGTCGTTGCCCTTATTATCAGCAAAAATTATTGAAAGGAGTAAATCAGTTATTACAACTTTATTTGGGTCGTAAAGTGGCTAATGTTGAGATGACCTTTTGCTTGGGGAGAGAGTTTTCTAGTGAATTTGACCAATGGATGCATTCTATTTCAAGATTAGGTGTTGAAAGACTATGTCTTTCTTTTGATTGTGGAACTAATCACCCCATCTACGACTCCAATCCCATCCGCGACCCCAACAAGTTGTTCAAATTTTCTCTTGAGCTTCTCTCTCCGGCATCCTCATTGACATATTTGCTTTTGAAAAATTGTGTTGTCCAACCAAGGACTGGAGTCCATCTTAACTCCGTCAGGACCCTTAGTTTATCGGGTGTTCTGTTAGAAAGAGGACAGCTTGAGGGTATCTTTTCCTCTTGTTCGAATCTTAACCGGTTAATGCTAGACTATTGCAGACTTCCTGATAAGCTACAAATCTCTGGTACAGTAACATCCATTGTTTTCTTTGTTTGTGGCGGATTGGAAGAGATTGACCTTCGGGCTAAAAATCTTCGTTTGTTTGAGTGTATATTTTTTAGCaaggtaagattttatttttCTTGTGTTCCCATGTTGGAAAATGTAATGATTAATTTTAGAGGAGCCACTGCAATGCCATACATATTTGGTGATTTTGCAAGCGATTTACCTGCTCAGGTTAAATCTTTAACAGTCAAAGCTGACCGGTCTCAG ATAAACTGCTTCCCAACAGAGATAAAGATGTTCAGAAACCTTAGGGAGCTAACCTTGGTACTTGTGTTCACATACGAGTTTGACATAGTCAAAATTTCCCCTATCTTAGGCGCCTGTCCTCTTCTTCGCTATGTGCAT CAAGCGAGGACAGAAAGGAGCGTAAGAGAAAGTTGCATAAGGCCTCCTTTATCTCCTATATATCACACTGAGCTAAAAGAAGTGACATTCGGGGGATTTTATGGAACCAGAGCAGAGATCGAATTTGCTCTTTATATTCTAAGAAGTGCAATGGTACTTGAACAAATGTTTCTCAGCCCATGTTTTACATGTTACTCTGGTAGTTTTACATGGGAGATAGAGCATCATTTTTTGCTAGCTGAAAGAGAACGTAACTCAATCGAACAAGAACTGCATGGCCAAGCTATCTCTAGGAATGCTGTGGTGATCATCCAATAG
- the LOC132622071 gene encoding putative F-box/LRR-repeat protein At4g15060 isoform X1 — MALADGDLPGRIILPLITLGGIALWMSYYGFLGKRPRSKVQFCSGAGRLIEKYSVPLYEEKEKALSEVHDAKEDHFSQLPDDVLSSILAHLTVTEAVRTSVLSKRWKYLFASMPTLEFRCLNMFGIGPSGHSRCPYYQQKLLKGVNQLLQLYLGRKVANVEMTFCLGREFSSEFDQWMHSISRLGVERLCLSFDCGTNHPIYDSNPIRDPNKLFKFSLELLSPASSLTYLLLKNCVVQPRTGVHLNSVRTLSLSGVLLERGQLEGIFSSCSNLNRLMLDYCRLPDKLQISGTVTSIVFFVCGGLEEIDLRAKNLRLFECIFFSKVRFYFSCVPMLENVMINFRGATAMPYIFGDFASDLPAQVKSLTVKADRSQINCFPTEIKMFRNLRELTLVLVFTYEFDIVKISPILGACPLLRYVHVIQARTERSVRESCIRPPLSPIYHTELKEVTFGGFYGTRAEIEFALYILRSAMVLEQMFLSPCFTCYSGSFTWEIEHHFLLAERERNSIEQELHGQAISRNAVVIIQ, encoded by the exons ATGGCGCTTGCTGATGGAGATCTTCCAG GACGAATAATTCTGCCGCTGATTACATTGGGCGGGATTGCTCTTTGGATGAGTTACTACGGATTTTTGGGTAAAAGACCAAGAAGTAAAGTTCAATTCTGCTCAGGAGCTGGTCGACTTATCGAAAAGTATTCGGTACCTTTGTACGAAGAAAAAGAGAAAGCTTTATCAGAG GTTCATGACGCAAAGGAGGATCACTTCAGTCAACTTCCCGATGATGTTTTGTCTTCCATTCTCGCACATTTGACAGTTACAGAGGCTGTTAGGACGAGCGTTTTATCTAAAAGGTGGAAATATCTCTTTGCCTCTATGCCTACATTGGAATTCAGATGCCTTAACATGTTTGGGATTGGCCCTAGCGGACACAGTCGTTGCCCTTATTATCAGCAAAAATTATTGAAAGGAGTAAATCAGTTATTACAACTTTATTTGGGTCGTAAAGTGGCTAATGTTGAGATGACCTTTTGCTTGGGGAGAGAGTTTTCTAGTGAATTTGACCAATGGATGCATTCTATTTCAAGATTAGGTGTTGAAAGACTATGTCTTTCTTTTGATTGTGGAACTAATCACCCCATCTACGACTCCAATCCCATCCGCGACCCCAACAAGTTGTTCAAATTTTCTCTTGAGCTTCTCTCTCCGGCATCCTCATTGACATATTTGCTTTTGAAAAATTGTGTTGTCCAACCAAGGACTGGAGTCCATCTTAACTCCGTCAGGACCCTTAGTTTATCGGGTGTTCTGTTAGAAAGAGGACAGCTTGAGGGTATCTTTTCCTCTTGTTCGAATCTTAACCGGTTAATGCTAGACTATTGCAGACTTCCTGATAAGCTACAAATCTCTGGTACAGTAACATCCATTGTTTTCTTTGTTTGTGGCGGATTGGAAGAGATTGACCTTCGGGCTAAAAATCTTCGTTTGTTTGAGTGTATATTTTTTAGCaaggtaagattttatttttCTTGTGTTCCCATGTTGGAAAATGTAATGATTAATTTTAGAGGAGCCACTGCAATGCCATACATATTTGGTGATTTTGCAAGCGATTTACCTGCTCAGGTTAAATCTTTAACAGTCAAAGCTGACCGGTCTCAG ATAAACTGCTTCCCAACAGAGATAAAGATGTTCAGAAACCTTAGGGAGCTAACCTTGGTACTTGTGTTCACATACGAGTTTGACATAGTCAAAATTTCCCCTATCTTAGGCGCCTGTCCTCTTCTTCGCTATGTGCATGTAATA CAAGCGAGGACAGAAAGGAGCGTAAGAGAAAGTTGCATAAGGCCTCCTTTATCTCCTATATATCACACTGAGCTAAAAGAAGTGACATTCGGGGGATTTTATGGAACCAGAGCAGAGATCGAATTTGCTCTTTATATTCTAAGAAGTGCAATGGTACTTGAACAAATGTTTCTCAGCCCATGTTTTACATGTTACTCTGGTAGTTTTACATGGGAGATAGAGCATCATTTTTTGCTAGCTGAAAGAGAACGTAACTCAATCGAACAAGAACTGCATGGCCAAGCTATCTCTAGGAATGCTGTGGTGATCATCCAATAG
- the LOC132623516 gene encoding uncharacterized protein LOC132623516, protein MAKPILNEDVGLLEEGTVQKHTASEAGMTLTIDSHIDIDKSHDIIKHSLPSNHTTSGNETPKVQSASNGVAFEKADSSLQEKISTSIQETVCQVEEETSLISQSESRRNISSSLQQRCISVSADVSFLGVGTGANKKVLLDSDTNYDKSVLESSCLEDVATSMKNASERRNFENGKHALETNKDSSETHPNSMSNATEDKIQDTKLGNEIQSPTSELSASSLINGILADHLTAEKRRDTGVIRSEFFLPSIKPAAQTQKTTSWTVQNNSKSGLKSILQDYLFTAKLDQVPAKNGRASTVLQMPASSKGESSKGASSTIKSKDKESESSSHNNAEQKASMLKEQTNKAWPVFLIKDREDFDAIMPLLEHPSHVVYIRPAAGVSNNLLEHINDFALNYRWLHVLPRLEEHRIPIPRVEEHGIPISRPEEHRIPISMYGLGIILIGSGILVSSLALYKWSKNGYPMEVNGTIGPLVKAIVLYYMEKGNQIPSNQIAPDQIPSEQIAAELFNSPFE, encoded by the exons ATGGCAAAGCCAATTCTAAATGAAGACGTTGGTTTGTTAGAGGAAGGGACAGTTCAGAAACACACTGCATCAGAGGCTGGGATGACTTTAACTATTGATTCTCATATTGACATAGATAAAAGTCATGACATCATAAAGCATAGTTTACCTTCAAACCATACTACGAGCGGCAATGAAACTCCAAAAGTGCAATCTGCTAGCAATGGAGTAGCATTTGAGAAAGCGGATAGCTCGTTACAGGAAAAAATATCCACCAGCATTCAAGAAACAGTTTGCCAAGTAGAGGAGGAAACTTCTTTGATATCACAGAGTGAATCAAGGAGGAATATTTCGTCAAGTTTACAACAACGTTGTATTTCTGTGTCGGCGGATGTTAGTTTCTTAGGTGTAGGAACAGGCGCTAATAAAAAGGTGCTTTTGGACTCTGACACAAACTATGATAAGTCAGTTTTAGAAAGTTCATGTTTGGAGGATGTTGCAACCTCAATGAAGAATGCTAGTGAAAGGAGAAACTTTGAAAATGGTAAGCATGCTTTGGAGACCAATAAGGACAGCAGTGAGACACATCCCAACAGTATGTCAAATGCTACAGAAGACAAAATACAAGACACGAAACTCGGTAACGAGATTCAGAGCCCAACTTCGGAGCTTTCTGCATCTTCATTAATCAA TGGAATATTGGCTGATCATTTGACAGCAGAGAAAAGAAGAGATACTGGTGTCATCAGGTCAGAGTTTTTTCTTCCATCAATTAAGCCTGCAGCTCAGACGCAGAAGACAACATCATGGACAGTGCAAAACAATAGCAAGTCTGGTTTAAAAAGTATTTTACAAGACTATCTCTTTACAGCGAAGCTGGACCAAGTGCCTGCTAAGAATGGGAGAGCATCCACAGTTTTGCAG ATGCCAGCATCTTCCAAAGGAGAATCTTCGAAGGGAGCATCTTCGACTATCAAATCAAAAGACAAAGAGTCTGAGTCTAGCAGCCACAACAATGCAGAACAAAAGGCATCAATGCTGAAAGAACAAACTAACAAGGCGTGGCCAGTTTTTCTGATCAAGGATAGAGAGGATTTCGACGCGATAATGCCACTATTGGAACACCCTAGCCACGTTGTCTATATACGACCTGCAGCAGGGGTGAGCAATAATCTTTTAGAACATATTAATGACTTTGCCCTAAACTACAGATGGTTACATGTTCTTCCTAGGCTGGAAGAACATAGAATACCCATACCTAGGGTGGAAGAACATGGAATACCCATATCTAGGCCAGAAGAACATAGAATACCAATATCTATGTATGGGCTTGGAATAATTTTGATTGGAAGTGGGATCTTAGTCTCTAGCTTAGCCTTGTATAAGTGGTCTAAGAATGGATATCCTATGGAAGTAAATGGAACTATCGGTCCACTAGTTAAGGCGATAGTTTTGTATTATATGGAAAAAGGGAATCAGATCCCCTCCAATCAAATTGCTCCAGATCAGATCCCCTCCGAACAAATTGCTGCAGAACTCTTCAACAGCCCCTTTGAATAA